The following DNA comes from Crateriforma spongiae.
GTGGCCGCGGTGCTGCTGTTCCTTTCACCTTGCGGTTGCAACCGCAAGGAAGCCAACAAGTACGAAGCACCGCCGCCGCAACCGGTCGGTGTGTCGACCGCGGTGATTACAAGTTACACGCCCTTCTTGGAAAAAGAGGGCACGACCGAGCCGGTCAATGCAGCGGATGTTCGCGCCCAGGTCAGCGGCGTTCTGCAATCGCAAAAATTCACTGCATTGCAAGACATCACCAAAGGCACCGATCTGTATCTGATCGAACCGGATCAGTACGAAGCGGAACAGAAGGCCGCCCAGGCCGACGTTGAAAATGCCAATGCCGCAATCTCGGTCGCCGAGGCGGCGGTTGGAGTTGCCAAGGCCGAAGCCGAACGAGCCAAGCTGGATTTCGATCGTCAGCAACGATTGTTGCAACGTGATGCCGCGTCCAAAGCCGAATTTGACGCCGCCAAAGCTGCCAACGATGCCGCGCAAGCCAACCTAAAGTCAGCGGAATCTCAAGTCGCCGCCGCCCGTGCCCAACTGCAAACCGCCCAAGCCGCGTTGGGGATCGCCGATCTGAACGTCCAGTACACCAAAGTGAAGGCACCGATCAACGGACGGATTTCGAAGACGTCCGTGAAGGAAGGCAATCTGGTCGAAGTCGGATCTTTGTTGGCCACGATCGTTGACGAAAGCAAAATGTTTGCCAACTTCACCATCAGCGATCGCGAATTGTTGCGATTCATGCGGTCGGACCGTAGCCGCGGTGATGCCGAATTTGATCTGGTGAAGTTTCAAGCACGTGACGCTTACTTGAAACGTGAAGGCGACGAAGGCTTCGCCTTCAAAGGCAAATTGGAATACGCCGATGCCAAGGGGATCGATGTCGCCACCGGGACACTGGCGGTGCGAGCCGTTTTCGACAATGAAGATGAGCGGCTTTTGCCGGGGCTGTTTGTCACCGTTCGAATCCCCGAATCCCAGGCGGTGGAAGCAACGTTTGTTCCCGAGTTGTCGGTCCAGCGTGACCAGCGTGGTGAATACTTGTTGTTGGTCGACGATCAAAACATCGTGCAGCGGGAAAGTGTCAACGTCATCAAGCGAATGAACGGCTGGGCGCGGTTGACTGAATCGCTGTCGCCGCAGCAAAAGATCGTCGTCAGTGGTTTGCAGAAGGCCCAAGTCGGACGCCCCGTTACACCCGTCGAAGTCACGTTGGACTTGGATGCCGACGCGCTGACCCGAGGAATGAACGAAAATCCGACCGATGAGGCTGAAGAGCAGCTGGCAAAAGAGATGTCTGAAGCAGCCGAGTCAAACGACGACGGCGCCGCGGACGGACAGGAATAGTTTTGGGCCTTTCATCACGCAGCGACTGATTCATGTCCAAGTTCTTTATTTTCCGTCCGATCTTCGCCGCGGTCATTTCCATCGTGATCGTGATCGCCGGTGTCGTTTCGTTCTTTGCCCTGCCCGTGGCAAAGTTCCCACCGATTTCGCCGCCCACGGTTTCGGTCACCGCGATGTATCCCGGTGCCGATGCCAAAACGATCGCTGAAACGGTGGCCACGCCCATCGAACAACAAGTCAACGGTGTCGAAGGCATGCTGTACATGTCATCGGCCAGCGCGAATGACGGCAGCTACAGCTTGACGGTGACGTTCGAACTGGGCACCGACATGGACATCGCGTCGGTGCTGGTGCAAAACCGTGTCGCCATTGCGGAACCGCGTTTGCCGTTCGAAGTCCGCCAGCAGGGGATCACCACGCGAAAGCGTTCGACACAGATCCTGCAGTTCTTGTCGCTGACCAGCCCGGACGAATCGTACAACGCATTGTTCCTAAGCAATTATGCGCTGTCGGTGCGCGACGAACTTAGTCGGATCAAGGGCGTCGGGGACGTCCAAGTGTTCGGCGTCGGCGATTACAGCATGCGTGTCTGGCTGGAGCCGGAAAAACTTCGACAACGGGGACTGACGACCCAAGATGTGGTCGATGCGATCAGCGAGCAAAACATTCAGGTGGCGGCGGGACAGGTCGGGGCCGAACCGGCGCCACCGGGGACCGCCTATCAGTTGACGGTCAACGCACGTGGGCGATTGGTCCAACCGGAAGAGTTCGCCAACATCATCATTCGCGCCGAACAGGGCGGACGCGTTCTTCGGGTCGGCGACATCGCCCGCGTTGAATTGGGCGGGCAAAACTATGTCTACAACTCCAAGTACAACGGTGTGCCGTCGGCGTCGATCGGGATCTATCAATTGCCCGGGGCCAATGCGATCGAAACCGCTGGTCTGATCCGCGATCGGATGGACGAACTGGCCGCCAGCAATAACTGGCCCGATGGCGTGCAGTTCGACATCCCCTTTGATTCGACTCTGTTTGTCGAAGCCTCCGTCGTGGAGGTCTACAAGACGCTGGTGTCGGCCGTCGTGCTTGTCGTCCTGGTGATCTTTATCTTTTTGCAAGATTGGCGAGCCACAATCGTTCCGGTGGTGGCCATCCCGGTTTCCTTGATCGGGACGTTCATGATCATGAATGTCGCCGGTTTTTCGATCAACATGCTGTCGCTGTTTGGGATCGTGCTGGCGATCGGGATCGTGGTCGATGACGCGATCGTGGTGGTCGAAAACACCACCCGACACTTGGAGGACGGTTTGTCGTCCAAGGATGCCGCCGTCAAAGCGATGGACGAAATCACTGGTCCGGTGATCGCGACCACGCTGGTGCTGTTGGCCGTCTTTGTTCCCTGTGCCTTCATGCCGGGAATCACCGGAGAACTGTTTCGCCAGTTTGCGTTGACGATTTCTGCGGCGGTGTTGATCAGTACGCTGAACGCTTTGACGCTAAGCCCCGCCCTGTGTGGGATCTTGTTGCGACCACCGAAGGAAAGCACGTTTGTCGGGTTCCGATGGTTCAATCGTGGCTTTGATTCGGCCACCAATGGATACACCGCCATCGTCCGCCGGATTGTTCGGTTCGTCTTCGGCGTGGGACTGGTTTACGCGGGTCTGTTGTTGCTGATCGGTTGGGGGTTCGGATCGTTGCCGACCGGATTCGTTCCGGAGGAAGATCAGGGCTATCTGATGGTCAACGTTCAACTGCCCGATGCCGCGTCGCGGCAACGAACCGATCGTGTGATTGACCAGTTGGACAAGATTTACAACAACACGCCGGGTGTCGCGAACACGCTTTCGGTTTCCGGGTATTCGTTGCTTAGCGGCTATGCCGACAGCAACGTGGCGTTCAGCGTCGTCGTGTTGAAGCCCTGGGAGGAACGCGAAACGCCCGAGGAACAATTGCCCGGTATTCTGAAACACTTAAGAGAGCAGTTTGCCCAATTGCAGGATGCTGTCGTGTTTCCGTTCACCCCACCACCGATCGACGGGTTGGGCAATGCCGGCGGTTTCCAAATGGAACTGTTGGACCAAGGGGCCAGCGGGTACGAACAGCTGCAGAACGCGGCCACCGACGTGGTCAATACGGCATCGGGGCAATCTCGCTTGGCCGCACTGAACAGTTCGTTTCGTGCCAATGTGCCCCAGTTGTTTGCCGATGTCGACCGCTTGAAGGCCAAAACGCAAGACGTCCCGCTGGGGACCGTCTTTGGAACGCTGCAAGCCTACCTGGGTTCGGCCTATGTCAACGACTTCACCTACAACAACCGGACTTATCAAGTGCGGTTGCAAGCCGATGCACCGGAGCGGGCCAACGCCAGCGATATCTTACGCTTGGACGTTCGGAACATTCATGGCGAGATGATCCCGATGTCATCGATCGTCAATGTTCGCGATGAATTCGGTCCGTCGGTTGTGAAGCGATACAACTTGTATCCCAGTGCGTCGATCAACGGGTCACCTGCACCGGGGACCAGTTCAGGGGAGGCTCTGAATTTGATGGAGCAGATCGCGCAATCACGTTTGGCACCTGGATTCGGGTTTGCTTGGACGGGGATGTCGTACCAAGAAAAATTGGCCGGCGGCGGGCAATTGGCGATCTTCGGGTTGGCCATCCTGGCCGTGTTCCTGGTTTTGGCCGCACAGTACGAAAGCTGGACCAGTCCCGCGGCGGTGATTTTGGTGGTGCCTTTGGCCGTATTGGGGGTGATTTTGGCGCTGGTCGTCCGTGGGGCCGACAACAACGTTTACACCCAGATCGGAATCGTGCTGTTGGTCGCTTTGGCCAGCAAGAATGCGATTCTGATTGTCGAATTCGCCAGCCAGCAGCGACGCGAAGGCATGGACATCGGACAGGCCGCCGTCAGTGCAGCGTCGCTGCGTTTTCGCGCGATCTTGATGACCGCGTTTTCGTCCATCTTGGGCTTTTTGCCGTTGATCGTTTCCAGTGGTGCGGGGGCCGCCAGCCGCCGTGCGGTCGGCAACGCCGTGGTCGGCGGAATGATTGCCGCCACGTTTTTCTCGTTGCTGTTGGTGCCGACGTTCTTCTTTGTCATGCAGACGATCGCCGAATGGGGCGGCCGCCGCGGTTCATCCGGCGACGATCCGCCGCAGCCGGGGACGACGGAATCCGCGTGACTTTGCTCGCGACGGACGTTTAAAACGAATGCTGAGAAAAAGTTGTCGGCGTCGCGGCGGATGCCCGGCCGATTGAAGCATTGAAATATCGTAAGGTGGCGAGGTGTTCTGCCGCGTCGAACCTGCCGATGATGTCATTCACGACGATGGTCAAAAATATCGTCGGCTATCGAGATAACGATTGGACGTGTGAAGGAGAATCCCTGATGCAAACGATTTCCGTGGACCGGATGGCCCAGTTGTCGAACGAATCCGATGTCGAACTGATCGACGTTCGTACGCCCGTGGAGTTTCGTGAAGTTCACGCCCAGGGTGCCAAGAACGTGCCGCTGGAATCACTGGATGCTGCCTCATTCTTGCAGTCACGCAACGGATCGGCCGGGCAACCGTTGTATGTCATCTGTCGCAGCGGAAATCGTGCCGCCCAGGCGTGTAAGAAGTTTGTCGATGCCGGCTTTGAAGACGTCGTCAACGTCGAAGGCGGCACGTCGGCGTGGGACGCCGCAGGCTTGCCGGTGGTGCGTGGAAAGAAAGCGATTTCGTTGGAACGCCAGGTCCGAATTGTCGCCGGGTTCCTGGCACTACTTGGTGCCGTGCTGGGGTGCTTTGTCCATCCCGCGTTCATTGGCTTGTCAGGTTTCATCGGGGCCGGATTGATGTTCGCCGGTATCACGGACACCTGTGGCATGGGAATGGTCTTGGCCCGAATGCCCTGGAATCAAGTCGGCGACAGTTGCAGCAGCGGCAAGTGTTCGGCGTGACACAACGGGGATGATTGGCCCCGGCACCGATCCATGACGGTTGCGACCGCATGAAACCCGTCCCCTGACCCATTAGGAATCATCACGATGCGTCCGATGAATTTCCCG
Coding sequences within:
- a CDS encoding efflux RND transporter periplasmic adaptor subunit, yielding MTRLRDWGLVAAVLLFLSPCGCNRKEANKYEAPPPQPVGVSTAVITSYTPFLEKEGTTEPVNAADVRAQVSGVLQSQKFTALQDITKGTDLYLIEPDQYEAEQKAAQADVENANAAISVAEAAVGVAKAEAERAKLDFDRQQRLLQRDAASKAEFDAAKAANDAAQANLKSAESQVAAARAQLQTAQAALGIADLNVQYTKVKAPINGRISKTSVKEGNLVEVGSLLATIVDESKMFANFTISDRELLRFMRSDRSRGDAEFDLVKFQARDAYLKREGDEGFAFKGKLEYADAKGIDVATGTLAVRAVFDNEDERLLPGLFVTVRIPESQAVEATFVPELSVQRDQRGEYLLLVDDQNIVQRESVNVIKRMNGWARLTESLSPQQKIVVSGLQKAQVGRPVTPVEVTLDLDADALTRGMNENPTDEAEEQLAKEMSEAAESNDDGAADGQE
- a CDS encoding rhodanese-like domain-containing protein, producing MQTISVDRMAQLSNESDVELIDVRTPVEFREVHAQGAKNVPLESLDAASFLQSRNGSAGQPLYVICRSGNRAAQACKKFVDAGFEDVVNVEGGTSAWDAAGLPVVRGKKAISLERQVRIVAGFLALLGAVLGCFVHPAFIGLSGFIGAGLMFAGITDTCGMGMVLARMPWNQVGDSCSSGKCSA
- a CDS encoding efflux RND transporter permease subunit codes for the protein MSKFFIFRPIFAAVISIVIVIAGVVSFFALPVAKFPPISPPTVSVTAMYPGADAKTIAETVATPIEQQVNGVEGMLYMSSASANDGSYSLTVTFELGTDMDIASVLVQNRVAIAEPRLPFEVRQQGITTRKRSTQILQFLSLTSPDESYNALFLSNYALSVRDELSRIKGVGDVQVFGVGDYSMRVWLEPEKLRQRGLTTQDVVDAISEQNIQVAAGQVGAEPAPPGTAYQLTVNARGRLVQPEEFANIIIRAEQGGRVLRVGDIARVELGGQNYVYNSKYNGVPSASIGIYQLPGANAIETAGLIRDRMDELAASNNWPDGVQFDIPFDSTLFVEASVVEVYKTLVSAVVLVVLVIFIFLQDWRATIVPVVAIPVSLIGTFMIMNVAGFSINMLSLFGIVLAIGIVVDDAIVVVENTTRHLEDGLSSKDAAVKAMDEITGPVIATTLVLLAVFVPCAFMPGITGELFRQFALTISAAVLISTLNALTLSPALCGILLRPPKESTFVGFRWFNRGFDSATNGYTAIVRRIVRFVFGVGLVYAGLLLLIGWGFGSLPTGFVPEEDQGYLMVNVQLPDAASRQRTDRVIDQLDKIYNNTPGVANTLSVSGYSLLSGYADSNVAFSVVVLKPWEERETPEEQLPGILKHLREQFAQLQDAVVFPFTPPPIDGLGNAGGFQMELLDQGASGYEQLQNAATDVVNTASGQSRLAALNSSFRANVPQLFADVDRLKAKTQDVPLGTVFGTLQAYLGSAYVNDFTYNNRTYQVRLQADAPERANASDILRLDVRNIHGEMIPMSSIVNVRDEFGPSVVKRYNLYPSASINGSPAPGTSSGEALNLMEQIAQSRLAPGFGFAWTGMSYQEKLAGGGQLAIFGLAILAVFLVLAAQYESWTSPAAVILVVPLAVLGVILALVVRGADNNVYTQIGIVLLVALASKNAILIVEFASQQRREGMDIGQAAVSAASLRFRAILMTAFSSILGFLPLIVSSGAGAASRRAVGNAVVGGMIAATFFSLLLVPTFFFVMQTIAEWGGRRGSSGDDPPQPGTTESA